The DNA window AGGTGATCTTGGCCGGCATTAAGACGTCGTCCGCCTGCTTCTCGGTGCGTATGTCCCAGAACCGGATCTTCTTATCGTAGTGCCCACTGATGATCGTTGATCCGAGGCTGTCGGTGGTGACGAGATCATTGCAGCTGGAACCGGCGAACTTCGTCTCTATGCAGGCGATGCTGCGCAGATCCCAGATCTTCAGAGTGCGATCGTGGCTACCGGTCACCACTTTGATGGGCTCCTGGACGTACTTGGCGGCCATTACCTTGCCGCTGTGACCCGTCAGCGTGTGCTTCAATGGCGGAGAGGTCGAGACGAACAGTTAGTGCGGAGTTACGTTATAGGGCAGGCATTACAGAGAGATCCCGACCCAGCATCTTGGCGGGCAGCGAAAGAACCATTAAATGAGTAACTCGGGCCAGCAGACCGCCCGCCAACACCTCTGCGGGCATACCCTCTCTTCACCTGGAAACCGGCTAATTAGCCGGGCCAAGTATCTTTCACTAGAACGCGGCGTGCAATTAAAAAGTGTCCACAGACATTAAAGCGACCACAGACATTTAATTACGGCGTTATAAACCAGGATCTAAAAACACCACGCATAACTGCCGCGGAAAATTCATTGACGTAGGTCGTCGCATGGTGGGACATATTTCGAAGTGCCACTCCGTTATCTTGGAGCCACCTGAACCCGTGTCATTGACACTGTGGAGCGCGGATTCTCGCTTTGAGAACTGTAAACCGCCGATAAAAAGACTTCCTGCGTATCagcgaaattgttgatttATGACATTCGGCGGAAGCTGCATGCAGCTACATACATAAATCTGATATTTGAAATACTTTGGCGCTGGGAAGAGCACTATAAATCGCAGCAGCTGGCAACCAATGGCTGCCGAGCCCTTTGAAGACATTTGAAGGCAGCCGCTAAAcctattaaataaataataaaagtctTTTACTAATTGCTTGGTAAAAGCCGTTCCATGGCGCTGCCCTTATAGGTGCAGTCGCTCGCTCTTTCTCTCGGCCAGCAGCCCAGCCAGCGAAGAGCATCCGAGTCCGATTCTCGACCGGCAACCGGTCAAGTCGAACGGTCAATGTACGCGCCGTGTGATCGCTGGGATCGCGAACCAGTGCCTCCACCTCGCAGCGGCGGTGGCTCAAACATGTTTGACCGTAGCTTGCGGCCGAGAAGTGGAGAGTTCGAGAGCGAAGAATTGGATGGCAAGAGCGTCTTTGGCGCGAGCAAAGAGCCCAGTCGAGCTCATCTTAGCCGGTTTGCAGCTAATAACCTGGATTGAAACGTTCTCTTAAAACGTCTTATTTGAGGTGCCTGGCCAGCGGTTGATTTGGCTTCGAAAACGTGTTGTCCGCAAACCGGTGAGTTTGAAACCGAACTGCAGGCTACTCCGCATTTGATCGGAATGCTTGCGTGGTGGCAAAGGTGGAAATGTCCTCTTTTCCAAGCCATAAACTAGCAAAACATTTCCAATGCATGACTTATGGCCGTAGTCtaatgcaacagcagcagcataaaTCACAGCAACACCTGTGAGCAGCTGAACGAGCGATTGATTCAATTGGATTAATGTCCAATCAAATTAAGTCTTTTAAGCCCCAAAACTGATTGCCATTCGACCCGAATTTGCTGAATGTCTGATGTTCTTAGTTTCAAACATGGCTAATTaatagatataaatattgcttCCGAGTTGGAAAACATTTTGAATACATCGTTGGCATAAACAGCTAACTTGCTATATTGTTTACAAGGCATATCGATCGATGTAAACAAGCGATCACATTATTTTGGCTAATATATTCCGACTTATGATTGATTGAGTTATGCAAATCGCTTTCGCATCTTTCAGCAGCAGGTGCTACGCGCTGATTAATGGAATATCGCCCGCATAAACTTCCGGCGATTACGGTGTGTGAATCGCAAAAAGTGGCTAATATTAATGATGATAATCAGTTGGCCATTTCGGTTTGATCGCATTGTGGCCAGAGGCCGTACAAGACAGTGTGCTCATTTCAATGCTGCAGATCGGCGGCGCTATTCTTCAGTTACAGTTTTTCCAGTTGTGCGCAAAAGAACCGTTTAAATGTCAATCCAGAAATACCAGTTAGAAGCGAAGAGTCGGTGTATCACacggatggggatggggatggggatcgGGTTGGGGATCCGCTGGGGGGATCGGGAtgcagctggagctggagctgtaGCTGGCGGAGAAAAGCAGGAAGAACCGCACTTGTATGTTCATTCGCATGTTGACGATGTGCAGCATAAATGGATGAAGTTGCGGATCTGGCCTGACCAGGCGAGAGATGAACCTTGGGCCAGCAAAGATTATTCCACTGCAATTCAGGCCAACTGCCAACTGCCAATGGCCAATGGACAGTTTCCCCGCGTGGCACTCAAAGACAACTCTTATTTATGACCGCCAATTGAAATCGATTCGTGCGATAAACGCACTTAAATGTTGCAATATGGGTAGCAAGAACTGGGTAGACCACTTAGGCTCCAATTAACAATCGcttatttcttaattttaagTTCACTTAGCGCGCTGAAACTCAGTGGCTGAAAGAATTCTCTTCCAGCAGTTACCATTAAATTTCTACGAAATCTTGCCCAGGCATGAAACCATTTCTCCAATCCTTCCCAAGATGAACCTCACGGGTCCACCACCTCGGTACACATACGAGTATATCATAGTTGAAGtgctgtatttatttattttgtttgccatcCGCGTCTCTGTAATGTTTACTTGTTTGCCTTTCGCCTTTTTCCGAGCTAGAAAGCGGCAAACAtgcaaaatttatttataaacattgACATTGCTATGAATGTGTGGCTATATGTATGTGCGTTCCAACTTGAGTAAACAAAACGGCGAAACGAGAACCATCACGAGGGCTGAGAAATTCTTTATAAATCAAGGCATCAAAGAAGTCGGTTTCTTAATCTGCTTAGCGCAGCCAGGGAGGAAAATGAAAGTCTTGTTATGACCATTCTGGAGCACACTCATCGCGGGAACGAGAATTGCttcttaaaattattattcccCATGTTTATTATATACAGAAGTTAAAAACCTAATGCCTCGTGGAATTGAATGGGGTAGACGAGTGAGTTAGTACAAAAGTTCAGCCTGCAATCGCGTCCACAAATCGCACACTTATGTTATCATTGAAAATATCTGGCGTCTAGACTGGATGACGAAAGTGGAAAGTGTTTTCCCTCCTATATGATTTTATAAAATgcgttttggttttgtgggTATAGAACAAGTGGCGGGAGGGtagtataatttatttttctattcAAATTAGAGTGTTTAAGCAAAGGTTTTACTCACTCTTAAGCGATTGTCCATCACTGTCCATACTCTGGCTCCGTAGTCATTGGAGGTGCCCAGGATGTAGGCGCCTGTCGAATCGAAATCTACGGAGTTAATCCCAGCACTGCTACCGCTTAGAACTGCACGTGGTTCGGTGGAATCTAAAAAGGCACCATTCCAAATATATGCAATATGATTATTTATGGGTGTAATAAACAACGTGCGACTGCTGACTCACTTTTCCCAATGTCCCAAAGTTTGACTTTGCGATCAGCGCCACCAGTGGCCACCATGCGCTCCACGGGACTCCAGCGCACCGCGTGCGACTCGTTCTCGTGGGCCTCGAACTTCATGAGGATCTTGGTGGGATTGGCCTGGCCCAGGTAGCCCGTGGCCTTCAGGGTGTCGATGGAAGCCCGCGAGTTCTCGGCGATCTCGCCTGCTGTAAAACGAGCGCTAATATATTCATTATCATCGAGACCTATGGCCTCCATGGCGCCATTTATCGCGGCCTCGTCGAAGTCCTCGTCGCCGATGAGGCCGCCAACGAACTGGGCGGGACTGGAGTTGCGCTGCGAGGATGCGGCGCCGGGCGAGGAGGCGGCGTTGCTGGACGAGCTGGGCTCACGGACCGCGTCTTCGAGGTCACGTTTCAGTTTAGCCGAACGTTTCCTGAAAATTGACGGCAGTCTTTTTCTAGATATGTTTAAAAACGgttatacatttatattaaaccaaataaaagGAGCAAATCAGAATGAGTGACAAAGTCGATTAGATTCGTCTAAATGGTCCGTTCTACTCCTTGGCGACTTGTTAAGTGGTTAGTAagacatatgtatgtaggtcAATATTGATTACATGCATTCGTGTAGTTTCCGTAAACCTTTGCGATTTGGTAGTTCCCGTGCTCCGTATTTTTCGGTTAACTTGTTTGCATGACGTTGGGTGGGTGGGCAATAAGTGGTTTATTAACACAACTGGGTGGGTGATCAGCGGTCGGGTGGATGGGCACTGCAATCTCTAATGGGGAGTTAAGATAATAACCTAGTATACATGCCCTGGAACTCAACGAAGCTACGAAGCATTCTCATGTTCCctgattaattaaatattttgacaTTTACGGAATTAAATCTTCCTTCCTTCTAAGTAGTAATGACTTAAAATATTCTTTCAAACGATTCTGTTCGTAGTTCTTAATGATTTATGTGCCTGGTGAAACATTAAAGCAAAAAGCTGCCTAATCCACAGAGACTCCGTTTATATGGTGTGTATTTGTCAATGGTTTACATGGAATTTTTATCACTCTTTTATAAGCATTAGATAAGCTGCGCGATTAACCATTTTATGTGTATCTGCGTACCTAGTACCTATCTATCTAGTTACGAAAATGCATTTATATACATGAACATTAATGATCGAAGAGATAAGTAATATAAGTTATGTTTTTCATGATAATGGGATCACAATGGTATCATACTGAATGGAACGTACCTAATTATGCTCTCGTTTTCCTCGTTCAACTTGTCGGCATCCTTTGACTTGTATTGCATAAGTCGCTCCAGTAGACGCCGATTTTCATCCTGTGAATTGCAAGAGAACGAAAAGCTTTTTAGTAGACGCTTTTTCATATTTGGGATATATGCAAATCTCTGGCGCCGTCGTGTTTTTCGTGTTTTCCGCGTTGAACGCTAATGTGCTACTGGATCGAAATCGGAAAGATAGCAAGCTTTTCGCGTCTGCAGATGACGAGGCATAGCGATTCGAGCCATCTGCAATGTATTTATCGAACCGACCCCATACCGTAGAAATAGACTTGCTCAATGGGACTCGGAAGCCTCGATAAGTACCAATAAAATGATATTCTATACGCTATTTTGAATAAACAGTTTTGAGGACTTAATTAGCGATCAATGAGTAACACACAGTTGATCAGCAAAAAATACCCTTGGGatttgtctattgttgtggtaTAAGTGCTTTTAAATGGCCCATGGCCCCAGCAAAATAGAAAAGATAGCGAATAGCGAATCTCCCGTCATTTCATTGGGTCACTGACTTAAGTAGGAATACTTCAActtacaaaaatttaatttactttccCAATTTATACGCTACGAAGAATTTACTTTGTGTACTGCTCATAGACAAATGAAACAAAGCCGTTCTGGTTCAGTAGGAATAAAGTGTTAATAATCAATAATCCGGACAACTTACTTGCACTCCCCTCAACTTTTCCTCGAGGGAGCTAAATGCCAATTGAAGCGCCGTATGTTCGTCCAGCATGGTGTTGTTCAGCTTCTTGAGTTCCTCCAAACTCGAGTGAAGTAGCTGCACCTCCGCGCGCAATCGGTTGTTGTTCGTTTGCTGTTCGACGAggctaaaataaatatatgtattagtAGGCATTTTCATTTGTAATCTCGCCGAGATTAAGGTTTATGCTCCAAATAATTAGTCATTCTCTACGCTGCagaattataatttaaaattgtaaatcaAGGGTGCGATAAACAACTGGTTGTATGGGCTATTAAAATCACAAAAGGCTTTTTCTCAGTTCTGTTCAGTAAATCGTCATTCTATGTaccatttgtttttaaaacttttttggCGTATTCAAAATGAGAAACAGCCTGGACAGATACCTGTGCTCCTTCTCGGAAATGATGATCCTCTGCTGCTCAACCTTCTGGTTGAGGTCCACAATCATCTGGGAGTTCTCGCCCTTGCGCTTGTGTAGCTCTGTGAGCTCCTCCTGCTGGCTGAGCAGCTTCTTTTCGAGGGTGGCGATGGCCACGTTGGAGCCGGTGCCACCTGTTGACACAGCGCTGCGGAGCTGCTCGTTTTCGACGGAGATCTTCAGGTTGTCCGCCTTCAGCTGCGCCACATGGTCAATCAGTCGGTTGTCTGCAAGAGATGCGGGCAATTAATGCGTGTGACCATGAAGTTCTGAGTCTATTCGGATCGGAGGTTAACTGGTGCGATGTGGGGCCAGCCAACTGTGACTTCGCTGGCGACCCAGATACTTACTTTGCTCGATGATCTCCTTGAAGTTGTCGCACTCCTTGCGATTCCGCTCGCGTAAGCGCCGCACGACGTGCGCTCGCCACACATGCTCCTCCGTAGACATGTTTTTATTGGGTTTCTGCCCGGAATTTCTGGGTGCTCCGTACTGGGGACTCCGGACTCTTGGCTTGGGTTCTCCTTGCTTGCAGGATTCGTGGCGACACCTTGGCGTGGTCGCCTGTTCGCATCGCAGGGGGTGTGGCACGGGCGCTATAAGGCGGCTGCGCTTATTCGCATAATTGTTTTTAACCAAATATGATTATTGTTGTTCAGCTGTTCATATTAGTGATGTCACGGCACATCGATGCATCGATGATATTGGCGATATTTATCGAAGTGACATCGGCTTCgaataaaaatgattttatgtATAAAAATGTAGCTGAAAATTATGCGTTATCTGTTGTTGTAAGGCGCTCGAATATATTTGTACAGCTTGTGTTATCATCATCGAATTccaattatattatttaaaatcaagTGTTGAACTATTCGAAAGCTTTTTCTTATATGGATTCATCGATTAATTGGGCGCCAACCAAACTGGTGTGCTGTGGTTATCGAAAACAATAGTATTAGGCAACGTTTTTTAAAGTGATGTGTAATATCCAACCGGTTAAAGTGCAGTAACCGCTAAAAA is part of the Drosophila sechellia strain sech25 chromosome 3R, ASM438219v1, whole genome shotgun sequence genome and encodes:
- the LOC6612754 gene encoding autophagy-related protein 16 isoform X3 → MQYKSKDADKLNEENESIIRKRLPSIFRKRSAKLKRDLEDAVREPSSSSNAASSPGAASSQRNSSPAQFVGGLIGDEDFDEAAINGAMEAIGLDDNEYISARFTAGEIAENSRASIDTLKATGYLGQANPTKILMKFEAHENESHAVRWSPVERMVATGGADRKVKLWDIGKNSTEPRAVLSGSSAGINSVDFDSTGAYILGTSNDYGARVWTVMDNRLRHTLTGHSGKVMAAKYVQEPIKVVTGSHDRTLKIWDLRSIACIETKFAGSSCNDLVTTDSLGSTIISGHYDKKIRFWDIRTEKQADDVLMPAKITSLDLSKDCNYLICSVRDDTIKLLDLRKNQVISTFTNEHFKISCDFARASFNSSGLKIACGSADGAIYIWNVNGFLEATLKGHSTAVNAVSWSPNNNLLASVGKNKRCTIYSES
- the LOC6612754 gene encoding autophagy-related protein 16 isoform X2, encoding MSTEEHVWRAHVVRRLRERNRKECDNFKEIIEQNNRLIDHVAQLKADNLKISVENEQLRSAVSTGGTGSNVAIATLEKKLLSQQEELTELHKRKGENSQMIVDLNQKVEQQRIIISEKEHSLVEQQTNNNRLRAEVQLLHSSLEELKKLNNTMLDEHTALQLAFSSLEEKLRGVQDENRRLLERLMQYKSKDADKLNEENESIIRKRSAKLKRDLEDAVREPSSSSNAASSPGAASSQRNSSPAQFVGGLIGDEDFDEAAINGAMEAIGLDDNEYISARFTAGEIAENSRASIDTLKATGYLGQANPTKILMKFEAHENESHAVRWSPVERMVATGGADRKVKLWDIGKNSTEPRAVLSGSSAGINSVDFDSTGAYILGTSNDYGARVWTVMDNRLRHTLTGHSGKVMAAKYVQEPIKVVTGSHDRTLKIWDLRSIACIETKFAGSSCNDLVTTDSLGSTIISGHYDKKIRFWDIRTEKQADDVLMPAKITSLDLSKDCNYLICSVRDDTIKLLDLRKNQVISTFTNEHFKISCDFARASFNSSGLKIACGSADGAIYIWNVNGFLEATLKGHSTAVNAVSWSPNNNLLASVGKNKRCTIYSES
- the LOC6612754 gene encoding autophagy-related protein 16 isoform X1, whose amino-acid sequence is MSTEEHVWRAHVVRRLRERNRKECDNFKEIIEQNNRLIDHVAQLKADNLKISVENEQLRSAVSTGGTGSNVAIATLEKKLLSQQEELTELHKRKGENSQMIVDLNQKVEQQRIIISEKEHSLVEQQTNNNRLRAEVQLLHSSLEELKKLNNTMLDEHTALQLAFSSLEEKLRGVQDENRRLLERLMQYKSKDADKLNEENESIIRKRLPSIFRKRSAKLKRDLEDAVREPSSSSNAASSPGAASSQRNSSPAQFVGGLIGDEDFDEAAINGAMEAIGLDDNEYISARFTAGEIAENSRASIDTLKATGYLGQANPTKILMKFEAHENESHAVRWSPVERMVATGGADRKVKLWDIGKNSTEPRAVLSGSSAGINSVDFDSTGAYILGTSNDYGARVWTVMDNRLRHTLTGHSGKVMAAKYVQEPIKVVTGSHDRTLKIWDLRSIACIETKFAGSSCNDLVTTDSLGSTIISGHYDKKIRFWDIRTEKQADDVLMPAKITSLDLSKDCNYLICSVRDDTIKLLDLRKNQVISTFTNEHFKISCDFARASFNSSGLKIACGSADGAIYIWNVNGFLEATLKGHSTAVNAVSWSPNNNLLASVGKNKRCTIYSES